One stretch of Miscanthus floridulus cultivar M001 chromosome 18, ASM1932011v1, whole genome shotgun sequence DNA includes these proteins:
- the LOC136521027 gene encoding choline/ethanolaminephosphotransferase 1-like, with product MGFIGAHGVETLKRYRYSGEDRSVVAKYVLQPFWSRCVTLFPLWMPPNMITLAGFSFLVLSALLGYIYSPRLDTAPPRWVHLAHGLLLFLYQTFDAVDGKQARRTSSSSPLGELFDHGCDALACAFEALALGSTLMCGGWTFWFWVVAAVPFYLATWEHFFTNTLILPTINGPTEGLMLIYVSHLFTFLTGAEWWAQDFRKSLPFLGWIPLPFLSEIEIPLYVLVLILMIVCAVIPTVRSNVSNVQEVVETRKGSMALALAMILPFIALLAGVAIWSYLSPSSIMRNQPHLLVIGTGFNFGYLVGRMILAHLCDEPKGLKSGMFMSLVFLCFPIANALIAKINDGSPLVDELVLLLLYCAYTVGLYLHLAVSVVHEIKDALGIYCFRITRKEA from the exons ATGGGGTTTATCGGCGCGCACGGCGTGGAGACGCTGAAGCGGTACAGGTACAGCGGGGAGGACCGCTCGGTGGTGGCCAAGTACGTGCTCCAGCCCTTCTGGAGCCGATGCGTCACCCTCTTCCCGCTCTGGATGCC ACCAAACATG ATCACACTCGCAGGATTTTCGTTTCTAGTTCTATCAGCGCTGCTTGGCTAT ATATATTCGCCTCGCCTTGACACTGCTCCCCCTAGGTGGGTCCATCTTGCCCATGGATTACTCCTCTTCTTGTACCAG ACTTTTGATGCTGTTGATGGTAAACAAGCGAGGCGTACTAGCTCATCAAGCCCTCTTGGAGAACTTTTTGATCATG GATGTGATGCACTTGCCTGTGCT TTTGAAGCTTTGGCCCTTGGAAGCACCTTGATGTGTGGAGGATGGACATTCTGGTTCTGGGTGGTTGCTGCTGtcccgttctatcttgcaacctgGGAACA CTTCTTTACAAACACACTCATTCTTCCTACAATAAATGGACCAACGGAGGGCCTGATGCTGATCTATGTATCCCATTTGTTTACATTTCTTACTG GCGCTGAATGGTGGGCACAGGATTTTCGGAAATCACTACCCTTTTTGGGTTGGATTCCACTTCCATTTCTTTCCG AAATCGAAatccccttgtatgttcttgTGCTGATTCTTATGATTGTATGTGCCGTTATACCTACTGTTAGATCCAA TGTCAGCAATGTCCAAGAGGTAGTTGAGACGCGAAAAGGAAGCATGGCATTAGCATTAGCCATG ATCCTCCCTTTTATTGCACTGTTAGCTGGAGTTGCTATCTG GTCTTATCTTTCTCCTTCAAGTATAATGAGGAACCAACCACATTTGCTCGTAATTGGAACTGGCTTTAATTTTGGATATTTGGTG GGAAGAATGATACTTGCTCATTTGTGTGATGAGCCCAAAGGTCTAAAATCTGGGATGTTCATG TCTCTGGTGTTTCTTTGTTTTCCGATTGCAAATGCTCTCATTGCAAAGATCAACGATGG GAGTCCTTTAGTTGATGAGCTTGTGCTGCTGCTTCTTTATTGTGCATATACAG TGGGTCTTTACCTACACCTTGCCGTTTCGGTTGTGCATGAAATCAAGGATGCTCTTGGAATCTATTGCTTCAG GATAACTAGGAAGGAGGCTTGA